A window of the Lactuca sativa cultivar Salinas chromosome 5, Lsat_Salinas_v11, whole genome shotgun sequence genome harbors these coding sequences:
- the LOC111891575 gene encoding uncharacterized protein LOC111891575, with amino-acid sequence MVHLFLSEPDWSCDGSDDSFKHRLSLLNDLDSIVRLLIASQSRSEARLWLCKDLSGVNSLSSRQKRELFVTLLKTSSQKRDLAAQLMQMIFDKHPKKAGSILAKKSHMLEDFFRGNPRRILLWFSNFAGSGDMEHKNGAKALSQFAFLNRDICWEELEWKGKHGQSPAMVATKPHYFLDLDVEQTVDNFLENVPEFWSSHEFSDTLKNGDILLMDTKFFINMFVSLMYKQDMKEIWEVINDFLAEEPFSSLCSHLLIVLDEKELCSFLDLLQKFLGPKDSGDTCQYMDAILFRYSGSDSISELLLLNAVINRGRQLMQILQENEHIEEKMKIKDVVQQICSLSHDGFVPLIKECSKTKSLNWIKLLGLQSWALRCFLSEGFWPPEAWESLFNSNGISFRHSGKHELLYTNKLLVDESDSDSDKRTSSRSKSRKKGKSRKKRRMSLFDDSCDYDDNDDLLNLGFSYNKMEFQSKASYWLLSTDDYSASWNSVDLPEHLSKHCFSTWMKWAFSRSIG; translated from the exons ATGGTTCATTTGTTTCTTTCTGAACCAGACTGGAGTTGTGATGGAAGTGATGACTCTTTTAAACACAGATTATCTCTCTTGAATGACCTAGACTCCATAGTCCGTTTATTGATTGCATCTCAGAGTCGATCAGAGGCACGACTTTGGCTTTGCAAAGATCTTTCAGGGGTAAATTCTCTATCTTCCCGGCAAAAACGTGAACTGTTTGTGACCTTACTGAAAACCAGTTCACAGAAAAGAGACCTAGCAGCTCAACTTATGCAAATGATATTTGATAAACATCCAAAAAAAGCAGGGTCTATCTTAGCCAAGAAAAGCCACATGCTGGAGGATTTCTTTAGAGGGAATCCAAGGCGAATTCTTCTTTGGTTCTCTAATTTTGCTGGAAGTGGTGATATGGAGCATAAAAATGGTGCCAAAGCATTATCCCAATTTGCCTTTTTGAATCGTGACATTTGTTGGGAAGAGCTGGAATGGAAAGGCAAACACGGTCAATCCCCTGCTATGGTTGCAACAAAACCTCAttactttcttgatcttgatgtcgaACAAACAGTAGACAATTTTCTTGAAAATGTTCCTGAATTCTGGTCATCTCATGAGTTTTCTGATACGTTAAAGAATGGGGACATTTTGTTAATGGATACGAAATTCTTCATAAACATGTTTGTGAGTTTAATGTACAAACAAGACATGAAGGAGATATGGGAAGTGATTAACGATTTTTTAGCAGAAGAGCCTTTCTCATCTTTATGTTCCCACCTTCTAATTGTTCTTGATGAAAAAGAACTCTGTAGTTTTCTTGATTTGCTTCAAAAGTTCCTCGGACCTAAAGATTCTGGTGACACATGTCAGTATATGGATGCCATACTTTTCAGATACAGTGGTTCAGATTCGATTAGTGAGCTACTTTTGTTAAATGCAGTTATAAATCGAGGGCGTCAACTTATGCAGATTTTACAAGAAAACGAGCACATAGAGGAAAAGATGAAAATAAAAGATGTTGTGCAACAGATTTGCAGTTTGTCACATGATGGTTTTGTCCCACTAATTAAAGAATGCTCAAAGACCAAAAGCTTAAATTGGATAAAGTTATTAGGGTTGCAATCTTGGGCTCTTCGTTGTTTCTTATCTGAGGGATTCTGGCCTCCTGAAGCTTGGGAATCCTTGTTTAATAGCAATGGAATCAGTTTTCGCCACTCAGGGAAGCACGAATTGTTATATACTAATAAATTGTTAGTGGATGAAAGTGATTCTGATTCGGATAAAAGGACTTCTTCTAGATCAAAGAGTAGGAAGAAAGGAAAGAGCAGAAAGAAAAGAAGAATGTCTCTGTTTGATGATAGCTGTGAttatgatgataatgatgatctTTTGAATTTggggttttcatataacaagatGGAGTTTCAATCTAAGGCTAGTTATTGGTTGCTATCTACTGATGATTATTCTGCTTCGTGGAATAGT GTTGACTTACCAGAACacttatcaaagcattgtttttctacttggatgaagtgggcttTTTCCCGATCAATTGGATAA
- the LOC111891576 gene encoding uncharacterized protein LOC111891576 gives MKYGLNLRVQSSQQKKQPTRPPRPPAPGFGEDDEDDIEREISRQASKNKALKDVEEQHKKALEEDPSVFDYDGVYDEMKEKAVRPIAQDRQERKPRYIQTLIDKAKVREREHEIIYERKLAKERTKEDHLFADKDKFVTGAYKRKLAEQAKWLEEERLRQLREEKEDITKKGGDMSEFYFNLSKNVAFGAEGSEARKPEKQKAESKIPMESANPKEENRGESETSVGSKERSESIEAKKPVVDTQNKQEVSNDSLKEESGKDDMASQPATADHHKRNQDALAAAKERFLARKKTKVNVD, from the exons ATGAAGTACGGATTAAACCTAAGAGTACAGTCCTCCCAACAAAAGAAGCAACCTACCAGACCTCCTCGCCCTCCAGCACCTGGTtttggtgaagatgatgaagatgacaTAGAGAGAGAAATTTCTAGACAAGCCAGCAAAAACAAGGCTCTCAAAGAC GTAGAGGAGCAACATAAGAAAGCCCTAGAGGAAGATCCATCAGTGTTTGATTATGATGGTGTATACGATGAAATGAAAGAGAAAGCAGTTCGCCCCATTGCACAAGATCGACAGGAGAGAaaa CCAAGGTATATACAAACATTGATAGACAAAGCAAAAGTGCGTGAGAGAGAACATGAGATAATATATGAGAGAAAGCTTGCTAAAGAGAGGACCAAAGAAGACCATCTTTTTGCAGATAAGGACAAATTTGTCACTGGAGCCTACAAAAGGAAACTTGCAGAGCAAGCAAAATGGTTGGAGGAAGAACGTTTGCGTCAACTACGTGAGGAAAAAGAAGAT ATCACTAAAAAGGGTGGTGATATGAGTGAGTTCTACTTCAATTTATCAAAAAATGTTGCTTTTGGAGCAGAAGGTAGTGAAGCAAGGAAGCCTGAGAAGCAGAAGGCGGAATCAAAGATTCCGATGGAATCAGCGAATCCAAAAGAAGAAAATCGGGGTGAAAGTGAAACATCTGTGGGGTCCAAGGAAAGATCTGAATCCATTGAAGCGAAAAAACCTGTTGTTGATACACAGAATAAACAAGAAGTCTCTAATGATTCCCTGAAGGAAGAATCTGGAAAGGATGACATGGCAAGCCAACCTGCTACAGCGGATCATCATAAAAGAAACCAGGATGCTTTGGCTGCTGCAAAAGAGCGGTTTCTTGCACGAAAGAAGACTAAAGTAAATGTAGATTAA